Proteins from one Anomalospiza imberbis isolate Cuckoo-Finch-1a 21T00152 chromosome 33, ASM3175350v1, whole genome shotgun sequence genomic window:
- the LOC137463973 gene encoding olfactory receptor 14J1-like gives MCYDRYVSICKPLHYGTLLGSRACAHMAAAAWASAFLYSLLHTANTFSLPLCHGNALGQFFCEIPHILKLSCSKSHLRELGLIAVSACLVFGCFVFMVFSYVQIFRAVLRIPSEQGRHKAFSTCLPHLAVISLFLSTGTLAYLKPPSMSSPSLDLALSVLYSVVSPALNPLIYSLRNQELKAAVWRLMTGCFQGH, from the coding sequence atgtgctacgaccgctacgtgtccatctgcaaacccctgcactacgggaccctcctgggcagcagagcttgtgcccacatggcagcagctgcctgggccagtgcctttctctattcactgctgcacacggccaatacattttccctgcccctgtgccatggcaatgccctgggccagttcttctgtgaaatcccacacatcctcaagctctcctgctccaaatcccacctcagggaacttgggctcattgctgttagtgcctgtttggtatttggttgttttgtgttcatggttttctcctatgtgcagatcttcagggctgtgctgaggatcccctctgagcagggacggcacaaagccttttccacctgcctccctcacctggccgtgatctccctgttcctcagcactggcactcttgcctacctgaagcccccctccatgtcctccccatccctggatctggccctgtcagttctgtactcagtggtgtctccagccctgaaccccctcatctacagcctgaggaaccaggagctcaaggctgcagtgtggagactgatgactggatgctttcagggacattaa